A section of the Streptomyces sp. Je 1-369 genome encodes:
- a CDS encoding GntR family transcriptional regulator, whose amino-acid sequence MTAFAPDSIVLNRKLPLWYQVSQSLRASILGRSPDAPLRLPTEEQLAGHYGVSVLTMRQALKELEDEGLITRHRRRGTFIEPSARRGAPVRLLGSVDAIVAQQSGMTTRLLGHGAATPPADLAGHFPGSAEVATYHRLRCDEKTGEPTNHARNYIRPELASRIDLDDLVRWPMTKVLRDVVGVRISRITDTVEATLADPETARLLEVPLLSPILHYTGITYDEDGRTLDVARIHYRGDRFSFSVTLDAT is encoded by the coding sequence GTGACCGCTTTCGCCCCGGACTCGATCGTCCTGAATCGGAAGCTGCCGCTCTGGTATCAGGTGTCGCAGTCCCTGCGCGCCTCGATACTGGGCCGCTCCCCCGATGCCCCGCTCCGGCTGCCCACCGAGGAGCAGCTGGCGGGGCATTACGGGGTGAGCGTGCTGACCATGCGGCAGGCGCTCAAGGAGCTGGAGGACGAGGGTCTCATCACCCGCCACCGGCGGCGCGGCACCTTCATCGAGCCGAGCGCGCGGCGCGGCGCCCCCGTCCGCCTGCTCGGCTCGGTCGACGCGATCGTGGCCCAGCAGTCGGGCATGACCACCCGCCTCCTCGGCCACGGCGCCGCCACGCCCCCCGCCGACCTCGCCGGGCACTTCCCGGGCTCGGCGGAGGTCGCGACGTACCACCGGCTGCGCTGCGACGAGAAGACGGGCGAGCCCACCAACCACGCCCGCAACTACATCCGGCCCGAACTGGCGTCCCGCATCGACCTGGACGACCTCGTGCGCTGGCCCATGACGAAGGTCCTGCGCGACGTGGTGGGCGTCCGCATCAGCCGTATCACCGACACCGTCGAGGCCACGCTCGCCGACCCGGAGACCGCGCGGCTCCTCGAAGTGCCGCTGCTCAGCCCGATCCTGCACTACACCGGCATCACGTACGACGAGGACGGCCGCACCCTGGACGTCGCCCGCATCCACTACCGCGGCGACCGCTTCTCGTTCTCGGTCACGCTCGACGCGACGTGA
- a CDS encoding type ISP restriction/modification enzyme, whose amino-acid sequence MPGVTHDEAPLLADLMPWSVAPLRPGRGWPMGPDPASLQARWNAFVRAAGPDREALFRPTRARTLHTAVAQLPGHGGGTGRLAREAGPCPEPVRVLHGPFDEQWLIPDHRLIDVARPELWRVAGEGQLFAVEQGYVPGAAGPAVLASLVLPDGRSPAGRPGRIRPLFRRPGGREPNVAPGLLAHLSNVLGSHEVTARDLLAWVLATGTGSAAGCRVPLTRDADVWTRGVALGRRLLRLHLRGNGERPKLPGGRRPYVRAPLPARPAALSYDADEQILYVGDEGVISPVPREAWEYEVSGVRVVERWFAQRTEAGEAGTLEAIRPTAWPQTWTSELLELITVLALLAELSPEQEELRSPPEAAVTGPELHDAGILPVPDTARRPASVLDHHEEGPDGQFALL is encoded by the coding sequence ATGCCGGGCGTGACGCACGACGAAGCGCCGCTGCTCGCGGACCTCATGCCGTGGTCCGTCGCACCGCTCCGGCCGGGCCGCGGGTGGCCGATGGGCCCGGACCCGGCATCCCTGCAAGCCCGTTGGAACGCCTTCGTCCGCGCCGCGGGGCCGGACCGCGAGGCCCTCTTCCGCCCCACCCGCGCCCGCACCCTGCACACCGCGGTCGCCCAGCTGCCCGGCCACGGCGGCGGCACGGGCCGCCTGGCGAGGGAGGCGGGACCCTGCCCCGAGCCCGTGCGCGTCCTGCACGGCCCCTTCGACGAGCAGTGGCTGATCCCGGACCACCGCCTCATCGACGTCGCCCGCCCCGAGCTGTGGCGGGTGGCGGGCGAGGGCCAGCTCTTCGCCGTCGAGCAGGGTTACGTTCCCGGGGCGGCGGGCCCCGCCGTCCTCGCGTCCCTCGTCCTCCCGGACGGCCGCTCCCCGGCAGGGCGCCCGGGACGGATACGCCCCCTGTTCCGGCGCCCCGGAGGCCGGGAGCCCAACGTGGCCCCGGGCCTGCTCGCCCACCTCTCGAACGTCCTCGGCAGCCACGAGGTCACCGCACGCGACCTCCTCGCATGGGTACTCGCCACCGGCACCGGCTCCGCGGCGGGCTGCCGGGTGCCGCTCACCCGCGACGCCGACGTCTGGACGCGCGGCGTGGCACTCGGCCGACGCCTGCTCCGGCTCCACTTGCGCGGCAACGGGGAGCGCCCGAAGCTGCCCGGCGGCCGCAGGCCGTACGTCAGGGCACCGCTGCCCGCCCGCCCCGCCGCCCTGTCGTACGACGCCGACGAGCAGATCTTGTACGTCGGCGACGAGGGCGTCATCTCGCCGGTGCCGCGGGAGGCGTGGGAGTACGAGGTGAGCGGCGTACGCGTGGTCGAGCGCTGGTTCGCGCAGCGCACGGAGGCGGGCGAGGCGGGCACGCTGGAGGCGATCCGCCCCACGGCGTGGCCCCAGACGTGGACGTCCGAACTCCTGGAACTCATCACGGTGCTGGCCCTGCTCGCGGAACTCTCCCCCGAGCAGGAGGAGTTGAGGTCGCCCCCGGAAGCCGCGGTCACCGGTCCCGAACTGCACGACGCGGGCATCCTGCCCGTACCCGACACCGCCCGCCGCCCCGCATCCGTCCTCGACCACCACGAAGAGGGCCCGGACGGCCAGTTCGCCCTGCTCTAG
- a CDS encoding tetratricopeptide repeat protein, with the protein MARISVRSAVAVVALALALTSGAVIVNGGDGDDGAGRSTPAAVGPAAPLDGLRGGDLDRGVEALRTRLRDQPKDFTSWATLGTAYVEQARTRGDPALYRAADRALDRSLELRPDYDAALAGRAAVAAARHDFRGALRHAKAALAENPYSERALATRIDALVELGRYGEASRAADEADERRPGVPVFTRYAYVRELRGDTATARRVLERALDGATAPGDIAYVATALGQLAWRQGEYGAALRHCGAALRADSTYLPALECRARARAARGGTAAAVAGLRDVVGRQPLPGPVVALGELYEAKGDLARAREQYRLVDAWAALARANGVDPDLDTALASADHGDEAAALRAARAEWERRRTVHTADALGWALHVNGRDEEALRYARRATATGFEEAAFRYHRGMIERAVGDKAAARESLTSALRLNPGFSPVGAREAREALRSLGGDAS; encoded by the coding sequence ATGGCACGCATCTCCGTACGGAGCGCCGTGGCCGTCGTCGCACTGGCCCTCGCGCTCACCTCGGGCGCCGTCATCGTCAACGGCGGTGACGGCGACGACGGGGCGGGGCGTTCGACGCCCGCAGCGGTCGGACCCGCGGCGCCGCTCGACGGTCTGCGCGGCGGCGACCTGGACCGGGGCGTGGAGGCGCTCCGGACCAGGCTGCGCGACCAGCCGAAGGACTTCACGTCCTGGGCCACGCTCGGCACGGCCTACGTCGAACAGGCCCGCACCCGCGGCGACCCCGCCCTCTACCGCGCCGCCGACCGCGCCCTCGACCGCTCGCTGGAGCTGCGCCCCGACTACGACGCGGCGCTCGCGGGGCGCGCCGCCGTCGCCGCCGCCCGGCACGACTTCCGCGGCGCCCTGCGCCACGCCAAGGCCGCGCTCGCCGAGAACCCGTACAGCGAACGGGCGCTGGCCACCCGCATCGACGCCCTCGTCGAACTCGGGCGCTACGGCGAGGCGTCCCGCGCGGCCGACGAGGCGGACGAGCGGCGGCCCGGCGTCCCGGTCTTCACGCGGTACGCGTACGTACGGGAGCTGCGCGGCGACACGGCGACCGCGCGACGCGTCCTGGAGCGGGCGCTCGACGGGGCGACCGCGCCCGGCGACATCGCGTACGTGGCGACCGCCCTCGGACAACTGGCGTGGCGGCAGGGTGAGTACGGGGCCGCGCTGCGCCACTGCGGGGCGGCGCTGCGGGCCGACTCCACGTATCTGCCCGCCCTGGAGTGCCGGGCCAGGGCGCGGGCCGCCAGGGGCGGGACCGCCGCGGCGGTGGCCGGGCTGCGCGATGTCGTCGGGCGGCAGCCGCTGCCGGGTCCTGTCGTCGCGCTCGGCGAGCTGTACGAGGCGAAGGGCGACCTGGCGCGGGCTCGCGAGCAGTACCGACTCGTGGACGCGTGGGCCGCGCTGGCCCGCGCCAACGGGGTCGACCCGGACCTCGACACGGCGCTCGCCTCGGCCGACCACGGGGACGAGGCGGCGGCGCTGCGGGCGGCGCGGGCCGAGTGGGAGCGGCGCAGGACGGTCCACACGGCGGACGCGCTCGGGTGGGCGCTGCACGTGAACGGGCGGGACGAGGAGGCGCTGCGGTACGCGCGGCGCGCCACGGCCACGGGGTTCGAGGAGGCGGCGTTCCGCTACCACCGCGGGATGATCGAGCGGGCCGTGGGGGACAAGGCGGCCGCCCGCGAGTCGCTGACGTCGGCGCTGCGGCTGAACCCCGGGTTCTCGCCGGTGGGTGCGCGCGAGGCGCGGGAGGCGCTGCGGTCGCTCGGGGGTGACGCGTCATGA
- a CDS encoding nickel transporter: protein MRRRTLWAVWAGVVLGVVVALGGPGGTAHAHPLGNFTVGRYDGLVAGPGRLTVDHVEDLAEIPAAQAAPRIRAAGRAAWARQRCRDAADDARVTVAGRAAELTLGAARARVRPGQAGLDTLRVECTLTAALPREDGVSVEFRSGARDGTGWREITARGDRATLTRSDVPETSASERLTRYPKRLLSAPPDTASASLRITPGGPALSDSRPEERGSGVASVLPRGADRWARALTGLVGRHPLTPAFAALALGTAVLLGALHALAPGHGKTLMAATAAARGRASVRDVLPLAASVTVTHTLGVLALGLLVSGGSAAGPSVVAWLGVVSGLLVTGAGVLLVRRAWLRRRRTGRHEHTHDHGHTHHHDHGHHHSPGTGLRGMLFLGFAGGLVPSPSAVVVLVGAAALGEAWFGLSLVLAYGVGLAVTLTAAGFLVVRVGAFAGRRVGPEWVRRGTRRFLPLGSACVVLALGCGLVFKGAATALG from the coding sequence ATGAGGCGCCGGACGCTGTGGGCGGTGTGGGCCGGTGTGGTGCTCGGGGTGGTCGTCGCGCTGGGCGGTCCCGGCGGCACCGCGCACGCGCACCCGCTGGGCAACTTCACCGTCGGCCGGTACGACGGACTCGTCGCCGGGCCGGGGCGCCTCACGGTCGACCACGTGGAGGACCTCGCCGAGATCCCCGCCGCCCAGGCCGCCCCCCGCATCCGTGCGGCGGGCCGCGCCGCCTGGGCACGGCAGCGCTGCCGGGACGCGGCCGACGATGCCCGTGTCACCGTGGCGGGACGGGCCGCGGAGCTGACCCTGGGCGCCGCGCGGGCCCGCGTCCGGCCGGGGCAGGCGGGGCTCGACACCCTCCGCGTGGAGTGCACCCTCACCGCTGCCCTGCCACGGGAGGACGGGGTGAGCGTCGAGTTCCGGAGCGGCGCGCGGGACGGCACCGGCTGGCGGGAGATCACCGCCCGCGGCGACCGGGCGACCCTCACCCGCTCCGACGTGCCGGAGACGTCCGCGTCCGAGCGGCTCACCCGCTACCCGAAGCGGCTGCTCTCCGCCCCGCCCGACACCGCGTCCGCGTCGCTGCGGATCACGCCGGGCGGCCCCGCCCTCTCGGACAGCCGCCCCGAGGAGAGGGGTAGCGGCGTGGCCTCCGTGCTGCCGCGTGGAGCCGACCGGTGGGCGCGGGCCCTCACCGGCCTCGTCGGCCGGCACCCGCTCACCCCGGCCTTCGCGGCGCTCGCCCTCGGCACCGCCGTGCTCCTCGGCGCCCTGCACGCGCTCGCGCCGGGCCACGGCAAGACACTCATGGCCGCCACCGCGGCGGCCCGCGGCCGTGCCTCCGTACGCGACGTGCTGCCGCTCGCCGCATCCGTGACCGTCACGCACACCCTGGGCGTGCTCGCCCTCGGCCTGCTGGTGAGCGGGGGCTCCGCCGCGGGTCCTTCGGTGGTCGCCTGGCTCGGCGTGGTCAGCGGGCTGCTCGTCACGGGCGCGGGGGTGCTGCTGGTGCGCAGGGCATGGCTGCGACGGCGCAGGACGGGCCGCCACGAGCACACACATGACCACGGTCACACGCATCATCACGACCACGGCCACCACCACTCCCCCGGCACCGGCCTGCGCGGCATGCTCTTCCTCGGGTTCGCCGGGGGTCTGGTGCCGAGCCCGTCCGCCGTCGTCGTGCTCGTCGGTGCCGCCGCGCTCGGCGAGGCGTGGTTCGGGCTGTCGCTCGTGCTGGCGTACGGGGTGGGGCTCGCCGTGACGCTGACGGCCGCCGGGTTCCTCGTCGTGCGCGTGGGCGCGTTCGCGGGGCGGCGCGTGGGTCCGGAGTGGGTGCGCCGCGGCACCCGGCGGTTCCTGCCGCTCGGTTCGGCCTGCGTGGTTCTCGCCCTTGGGTGTGGATTGGTGTTCAAGGGGGCTGCAACGGCGCTCGGTTGA
- a CDS encoding ATP-binding cassette domain-containing protein: MTSTYAVLSEGLEKRFGSGDTAVRALRGLDLAIPAGTVCGLLGPNGAGKTTAVRVLTTLQTPDAGTARVAGYDVVRDAAAVRGQIGVIGQYASVDGDLTGRENLRLFARLLRAPRGRADELLERFGLTEAAQRPARTYSGGMRRRLDLAVGLITRPAVLFLDEPTTGLDPHSRNAIWDSVRKLAGEGTTVLLTTQYLEEADQLADDIVLIDGGRAAHRGTPAELKARIGSYAEVVVAEDAALPAAAVVLDQLTGAEPVLDAAARTAGVITLDPALTLPRLVRELDAAGVPVVDVSLRRPSLDDVFLRLIA; encoded by the coding sequence ATGACTTCTACGTACGCTGTACTTAGTGAGGGTCTGGAGAAGCGCTTCGGCTCCGGCGACACCGCCGTCCGCGCGCTGCGCGGCCTGGACCTGGCCATTCCCGCGGGCACCGTCTGCGGACTCCTCGGCCCCAACGGCGCGGGCAAGACCACGGCGGTGCGGGTGCTCACGACCCTGCAGACACCCGACGCCGGGACCGCCCGGGTGGCGGGGTACGACGTGGTGCGGGACGCGGCGGCGGTCCGCGGGCAGATCGGCGTCATCGGCCAGTACGCGTCCGTCGACGGCGACCTGACGGGCCGCGAGAACCTGCGCCTCTTCGCCCGGCTGCTGCGGGCGCCGCGCGGCCGCGCCGACGAACTCCTGGAGCGGTTCGGGCTCACCGAGGCGGCGCAGCGGCCCGCACGGACGTACTCGGGCGGCATGCGGCGCCGCCTGGACCTCGCGGTCGGCCTGATCACCCGGCCCGCCGTGCTCTTCCTCGACGAGCCCACCACGGGCCTGGACCCGCACAGCAGGAACGCCATCTGGGACTCCGTGCGGAAGCTGGCCGGGGAGGGCACGACGGTGCTGCTCACGACCCAGTACCTGGAAGAGGCCGATCAGCTGGCCGACGACATCGTGCTGATCGACGGCGGCCGCGCGGCGCACCGCGGCACACCCGCGGAGCTCAAGGCGCGGATCGGCAGTTACGCGGAGGTCGTCGTCGCCGAGGACGCGGCGCTGCCCGCGGCGGCGGTGGTCCTGGACCAGCTGACGGGGGCGGAGCCCGTGCTCGACGCGGCGGCCCGCACCGCCGGAGTGATCACCCTCGACCCCGCGCTCACGCTGCCGCGCCTCGTCCGCGAACTGGACGCGGCGGGGGTGCCCGTGGTCGACGTGAGCCTGCGGCGGCCCTCGCTGGACGACGTCTTCCTGCGCCTCATCGCGTGA
- a CDS encoding TetR/AcrR family transcriptional regulator C-terminal domain-containing protein yields MAGRAATPEVIWARPERAGRGPKPAYSRADIAAAAVRIADADGIDAVSMRRVAAELGCGTMSLYNYVPRKEDLYELMVDAVSGEYELAADAEGGDWYDGMLGLGRQTRAILHRHPWLVRVMSTVHGSSPNALRYLEHCLGVLERLDAPYGTKMELIAMVNGTAMTSVANEIAAAERTRGLPWSPEQEQEVRSAYLAGRLAGGAYPRLAGMMAQAPPPGNADESYERALRRLLDSFRSEGRRD; encoded by the coding sequence ATGGCGGGCCGAGCGGCCACTCCCGAAGTGATCTGGGCGCGCCCCGAGCGTGCGGGCCGCGGCCCCAAGCCCGCGTACAGCAGGGCCGACATCGCGGCGGCGGCCGTCCGCATCGCCGACGCGGACGGCATCGACGCGGTGTCCATGCGGCGGGTGGCGGCGGAGCTGGGCTGCGGCACGATGTCGCTGTACAACTACGTGCCGCGCAAAGAGGACCTGTACGAGCTGATGGTCGACGCGGTCAGCGGGGAGTACGAGCTGGCGGCGGACGCCGAGGGCGGCGACTGGTACGACGGGATGCTCGGCCTCGGCCGGCAGACCCGGGCCATCCTGCACCGGCACCCGTGGCTCGTGCGCGTGATGTCGACGGTCCACGGCTCCAGCCCGAACGCGCTGCGCTACCTGGAGCACTGCCTCGGTGTCCTGGAGCGCCTCGACGCGCCCTACGGTACGAAGATGGAGCTCATCGCCATGGTCAACGGCACGGCGATGACGTCCGTGGCCAACGAGATCGCCGCCGCCGAGCGCACCAGGGGCCTGCCCTGGTCGCCGGAGCAGGAGCAGGAGGTGCGGTCCGCCTATCTGGCCGGGCGGCTGGCGGGCGGGGCGTATCCGCGGCTCGCGGGGATGATGGCGCAGGCGCCGCCGCCGGGGAACGCGGACGAGAGCTACGAGCGGGCGCTGCGCAGGCTCCTCGACTCGTTCCGTTCGGAAGGCCGAAGGGACTAG
- a CDS encoding DUF4331 domain-containing protein yields the protein MTAHARSRRGPRGLAALVCGALAAGGLAAAGASALEPGSARASSHREAPLISGQPQYDNTDVYAFVSPDKPDTTTLVANWTPFEEPAGGPNFYPFPEDAQYDIHIDSDGDAQGDLVYRWTFDSKVKNGNTFLYNTGQVTSLDDPDLNFTQTYDIDLLKLKDQKVVSTKKLANNLPVAPSRVGDASMPDYKKLRDQAVRKVAGGGTSYVGQADDPFFLDLQVFDSLYGGDLSQVGDDTLKGYSVNSVALQVPTAEIRQSDKQPTVGVWSTTQRKNAKGDYTQVSRLGNPLVDELVVPLRDKDKFNASSPWNDADFLPYVQKPELPKLLEKVYGIKAPAEPRKDLVSVFLTGVKDLNQPPNVRPAEALRLNTSIKPSADPKRLGVLDGDTAGFPNGRRLADDVVDIELQAVAGELVGNKNDLGDAVDANDRAFGQTFPYLALPTSPTHAPAAKGGDDNTSMRGALGGGADVQAPSSSDGSGGSDAVLIASAAAGAAGVLLVGLGLAWWRTRRRGAGGVV from the coding sequence ATGACAGCACATGCCAGGAGCCGGCGGGGGCCTCGCGGCCTCGCCGCGCTGGTCTGCGGCGCACTCGCCGCCGGGGGGCTCGCAGCCGCCGGGGCGAGTGCGCTGGAGCCCGGCTCCGCGCGGGCCTCCAGCCACCGGGAGGCCCCGCTGATCTCGGGTCAGCCGCAGTACGACAACACGGACGTGTACGCGTTCGTCAGCCCCGACAAGCCGGACACCACGACGCTCGTGGCGAACTGGACCCCGTTCGAGGAGCCGGCGGGCGGGCCCAACTTCTACCCCTTCCCGGAGGATGCCCAGTACGACATACACATCGACAGCGACGGCGACGCCCAGGGCGATCTGGTCTACCGCTGGACGTTCGACAGCAAGGTCAAGAACGGCAACACCTTCCTGTACAACACCGGCCAGGTGACGAGCCTCGACGACCCCGACCTCAACTTCACGCAGACGTACGACATCGACCTGCTGAAGCTGAAGGACCAGAAGGTCGTCTCCACCAAGAAGCTCGCGAACAACCTGCCGGTCGCGCCGTCGCGGGTGGGCGACGCCTCGATGCCCGACTACAAGAAGCTCCGCGACCAGGCGGTGCGGAAGGTCGCGGGCGGCGGCACGTCGTACGTCGGACAGGCCGACGACCCGTTCTTCCTCGATCTGCAGGTGTTCGACTCGCTGTACGGCGGCGACCTCTCGCAGGTCGGCGACGACACCCTCAAGGGGTACAGCGTGAACTCGGTCGCGCTGCAGGTCCCGACCGCCGAGATACGCCAGTCGGACAAGCAGCCGACCGTCGGCGTCTGGTCGACGACCCAGCGCAAGAACGCCAAGGGCGACTACACGCAGGTCTCGCGGCTCGGCAACCCGCTGGTCGACGAGCTCGTGGTGCCGCTGCGCGACAAGGACAAGTTCAACGCGTCCTCGCCGTGGAACGACGCCGACTTCCTGCCGTACGTCCAGAAGCCCGAGCTGCCGAAGCTCCTGGAGAAGGTCTACGGCATCAAGGCACCGGCCGAGCCCAGGAAGGACCTGGTCTCCGTCTTCCTGACCGGCGTGAAGGACCTCAACCAGCCGCCGAACGTACGCCCGGCGGAGGCCCTGCGGCTCAACACCTCCATCAAGCCGTCGGCCGACCCGAAGCGGCTCGGCGTCCTCGACGGGGACACCGCGGGATTCCCGAACGGGCGGCGGCTCGCCGACGACGTCGTCGACATCGAGCTGCAGGCCGTCGCGGGTGAACTCGTGGGCAACAAGAACGACCTGGGCGACGCGGTGGACGCGAACGACCGGGCGTTCGGCCAGACGTTCCCGTACCTGGCACTGCCCACGTCCCCGACGCACGCGCCGGCGGCCAAGGGCGGCGACGACAACACCTCGATGCGCGGCGCGCTCGGGGGCGGGGCGGACGTGCAGGCCCCGTCGTCGTCCGACGGGTCCGGCGGGTCCGACGCGGTACTGATCGCCTCCGCGGCGGCCGGGGCCGCGGGTGTGCTGCTCGTCGGGCTCGGGCTCGCGTGGTGGCGGACGCGCAGGCGGGGGGCCGGCGGGGTCGTCTGA
- a CDS encoding ABC transporter permease: MSAILYDGTTMLGRHLRRIRHAPAILVMTQTMPIVFLLFFGYVFGSALAMPGSDYRAFLVPGMLVATAANGIMTGMFTAAQDTHRGVMDRLRTLPMSRAAVPLGQALADLVTTALGLVPLALVGLAMGWRIEGGPFAAAGAFGLLLLFRYATTWVGILLGLASQSEEAAGQLGSATFMLPLLSDAYIPTDGLPSWLRLVAEWNPISAVATAVRDLFGNAPVPADAAWPVTHPVAGSVLWSLALLAVCVPLAVRRCARGPR; this comes from the coding sequence ATGAGCGCCATCCTCTACGACGGCACCACCATGCTCGGCCGGCATCTGCGGCGCATCCGGCACGCGCCCGCGATCCTCGTCATGACCCAGACGATGCCCATCGTCTTCCTGCTCTTCTTCGGCTACGTCTTCGGCAGCGCCCTCGCCATGCCCGGCTCCGACTACCGCGCCTTCCTGGTGCCGGGGATGCTCGTCGCGACCGCCGCCAACGGCATCATGACCGGCATGTTCACCGCCGCCCAGGACACCCACCGCGGCGTCATGGACCGGCTGCGGACGCTGCCGATGAGCAGGGCGGCCGTGCCGCTCGGGCAGGCACTCGCCGATCTGGTGACGACCGCGCTGGGGCTCGTGCCGCTGGCGCTCGTCGGGCTCGCCATGGGGTGGCGGATCGAGGGCGGGCCGTTCGCCGCCGCGGGCGCGTTCGGGCTGCTGCTGCTCTTCCGGTACGCGACCACCTGGGTCGGGATCCTGCTGGGTCTCGCCTCGCAGAGCGAGGAGGCGGCGGGGCAGCTGGGGAGCGCGACGTTCATGCTGCCGCTGCTCTCGGACGCGTACATCCCGACCGACGGGCTGCCGTCCTGGCTGCGTCTCGTCGCCGAGTGGAATCCGATCAGCGCGGTGGCGACGGCGGTGCGCGACCTGTTCGGCAACGCCCCGGTCCCCGCGGACGCGGCCTGGCCGGTCACGCATCCGGTGGCGGGGTCGGTCCTGTGGTCGCTCGCGCTGCTCGCGGTGTGCGTCCCGCTCGCCGTCCGGCGCTGTGCGCGCGGCCCGCGCTGA
- the sigK gene encoding ECF RNA polymerase sigma factor SigK — MARVSIRQGARAECRTAARAAVRRRGTGERMEADELLPRVAKGDQEAFEELYGRVAGQVFGLVRRVLRDHAQSEEVTQEVLVELWRCAPRFDPARGRALPWILTLAHRRAVDRVRSVRAAADREARAARRGEGPAYDQVAEEVEAGLEREWVRGCLGSLTDLQRQAVVLAYYDGCTYREVARRLSVPLGTVKTRMRDGLLRLRDCLEAAL; from the coding sequence TTGGCCCGGGTTTCCATCCGTCAGGGCGCCCGCGCCGAATGCCGGACAGCCGCACGAGCGGCCGTCAGGCGTCGGGGGACGGGGGAGCGGATGGAAGCGGACGAGTTGCTGCCGCGGGTCGCGAAAGGGGACCAGGAGGCGTTCGAGGAGCTGTACGGCCGGGTGGCGGGGCAGGTCTTCGGCCTCGTGCGCAGGGTGCTGCGCGATCACGCGCAGTCCGAGGAGGTGACCCAGGAAGTGCTCGTCGAACTCTGGCGCTGCGCTCCCCGTTTCGACCCGGCCCGCGGCCGCGCCCTGCCGTGGATCCTCACGCTCGCGCACCGCAGGGCGGTGGACCGGGTCCGCAGCGTGCGGGCGGCGGCCGACCGGGAGGCGCGGGCGGCGCGGCGCGGCGAGGGCCCCGCCTACGACCAGGTCGCCGAGGAGGTCGAGGCGGGTCTGGAGCGCGAGTGGGTGCGCGGCTGTCTCGGCAGCCTCACCGACCTGCAACGGCAGGCGGTCGTGCTCGCCTACTACGACGGCTGCACCTACCGGGAGGTGGCCCGGCGCCTCTCCGTGCCGCTCGGCACGGTCAAGACCCGGATGCGCGACGGGCTGCTGCGGCTGCGGGACTGCCTGGAAGCCGCCCTGTGA